A window of Variovorax paradoxus genomic DNA:
CGCGCGTCGGGGTTGTTGAGCCGGTCGATCTCCAGCGCCGCGATGAACTGGCCCAGCCGCTCGTTGAGCTGGTTCATCACGAAGCGGTTGAAGCCGATGGAGTGGTCCAGCAGCCAGTGGAAGCTCTCGGTCGGCAGGCCCGCGATGAGGCTGCGGCGCAGCGCCTGGATGTTGTAGCGGTAGGGCTCGCGCTTCATCACCGTGCCCTCGCCGAACCAGCCGCCGGGCGGCACGCCGGTGTAGGTGACCGAGCCGCCGTCGGCGTTGTCGTTGCTCATCTTGAGCAGGCCCTCGACCACGCCGAACCAGTAGGTGGGCGAGCGGCCGACGCGGCACACCAGATCGCCCGGCTCGGCCTCGCCGACCACCAGCGTGGCCTCGGCGCGGCGGCGCTCGGCGGGGGTGAGCGTGGGCAGCCAGGGAATGCCGTCGAGCTCGGCGGCGTTGGCCGGACGCACGCGGTCCTTGATCGAACCGCCGAGCACGTTGTTGTGGTTGAGGTTGCCGTGAGGCATCGGGAAACTCCGGGGAGTAGTGTCCCTAGGATTGTCGTTGGAACGACAACCGGGCGTCAAAGTGAGACCTACGATCCGCCCACTGTGCAAACAACCGCCCCCACCTTCCCCCGCCTGATGCTCGCGCATGCCGAAGCTCGTCCGGAGTCGCCGGCCGTGCGCGAGAAAGACCTCGGCATCTGGCAAACCTGGACCTGGAACGCCGTGGCGCAGGAAGTGCGCGAAATGGCCTGCGGCCTGGCGAGCCTGGGTTTCAAGGCCTTCGACAACCTGGCCATCGTCGGCGCCAACCGGCCGCACCTGTACATGGCGGTGATCGCCGCGCAAAGCCTGCGCGGCGTGCCGGTGCCGCTCTACCAGGACGCGGTGGCAGGCGAGATGGTCTTCATGCTGCAGGACGCGGGCATCGAGTTCGTCATCGTCGAAGACCAGGAGCAGGTCGACAAGCTGCTGGAGTGCCGCGACATCCAGCAGGGCAAGCTGCCGGCCATCCGCCACGTCATCTACGACGACCCCAAGGGCCTGCGCCACTACGACCAGCCCGGGCTCATGAGCTACGAGCAACTGCGCGCGCTGGGCCGCGAGTTCGACAAGGCCAACCCCGGCTACTACGACCGCGCGGTGGCCAGCGGCGAAGCGACGGACGTGGGCGTGATCCTCTACACCTCCGGCACCACCGGCCGCCCCAAGGGCGTGTGCCAGACGCACGCGAGCTTCATCGCGGCGGGCCGCGGCGGCGTGGAGACCGACAGGCTCGGCCCCGGCGACAACATCATGAGCTACCTGCCGATGGCCTGGGTGGGCGACCACCTGTTCTCGGTGGCGCAGTGGCTGGTGGGCGGCTTCACGCTCAACTGCCCCGAGTCGAGCGAAACGGTGATGAACGACATGCGCGAGATCGGCCCGAGCTACTACTTCGGCCCGCCGCGCACCTTCGAAGGGCTTCTCACGGCCGTGTCGATCCGCATGGAAGACGCGGCCGCGCCCAAGCGCTGGCTGTATGCGAAGTTCATGGCGCTGGCGCGGCGCGTGGGCGCGGACATCCTCAACGGCGCGCCGGTGGGCATGGGCGACCGGGCGCTGTACGCGCTGGGCAACCTGCTGATCTACGGCCCGTTGCGCAACGTGCTGGGCATGAGCCGCATCCGCGTGGCCTACACCGCGGGCGCGGCCATCGGGCCCGACCTGTTCCGCTTCTACCGTTCCATCGGCGTGAACCTCAAGCAGTTCTACGGCCAGACCGAGACCTGCGCGTACGTGTGCCTGCAGCAGGACGGCAAGGTCAAGCTGCAGACCGTGGGCACCGCCGCACCGGGCATCGAGCTGAAGATCGCCGCCGACGGCGAAGTGCTGGTGCGCGGCGTGTCGGTGCTCAAGGAGTACTACAAGCGCCCCGACGCCACCGCCGAGGTGCTCGACGCCAACGGCTACTTCCACACCGGCGACGCGGGCGTGCTCGACAGCGAGGGGCACCTGCGCATCATCGACCGCGCCAAGGACGTGGGCCGGCTCGTGGGCGGCGCGATCTTCGCGCCCAACTACATCGAGAACAAGCTCAAGTTCTTCCCGCAGATCAAGGAAGCCGTGTGCTTCGGCAACGCGCGCGACGAAGTGTGCGCGGCCATCAACATCGACTTCGAGGCGGTGGGCAACTGGGCCGAGCGGCGCGGCCTGGCCTACGGTGGCTACGTCGACCTGGCCGGCAAGCCCGACGTGCTGGCGCTGGTGGCCGAGTGCATCGGCAAGGTGAACGCCGACCTCGCGACCGAGGACGGCATGGGCGAGACGCAGATCGCGCGCTTCCTGGTGCTGCACAAGGAACTGGACCCCGACGACGACGAACTGACCC
This region includes:
- a CDS encoding Crp/Fnr family transcriptional regulator; the encoded protein is MPHGNLNHNNVLGGSIKDRVRPANAAELDGIPWLPTLTPAERRRAEATLVVGEAEPGDLVCRVGRSPTYWFGVVEGLLKMSNDNADGGSVTYTGVPPGGWFGEGTVMKREPYRYNIQALRRSLIAGLPTESFHWLLDHSIGFNRFVMNQLNERLGQFIAALEIDRLNNPDARVARNLVSLFNPVLYPGVGEVLRITQQELAYLVGLSRQRVNEALNGLSAQGLIRVEYGGLRVLDLPGLRATAMSNKKNSQPSAETETP
- a CDS encoding AMP-dependent synthetase/ligase, with the translated sequence MQTTAPTFPRLMLAHAEARPESPAVREKDLGIWQTWTWNAVAQEVREMACGLASLGFKAFDNLAIVGANRPHLYMAVIAAQSLRGVPVPLYQDAVAGEMVFMLQDAGIEFVIVEDQEQVDKLLECRDIQQGKLPAIRHVIYDDPKGLRHYDQPGLMSYEQLRALGREFDKANPGYYDRAVASGEATDVGVILYTSGTTGRPKGVCQTHASFIAAGRGGVETDRLGPGDNIMSYLPMAWVGDHLFSVAQWLVGGFTLNCPESSETVMNDMREIGPSYYFGPPRTFEGLLTAVSIRMEDAAAPKRWLYAKFMALARRVGADILNGAPVGMGDRALYALGNLLIYGPLRNVLGMSRIRVAYTAGAAIGPDLFRFYRSIGVNLKQFYGQTETCAYVCLQQDGKVKLQTVGTAAPGIELKIAADGEVLVRGVSVLKEYYKRPDATAEVLDANGYFHTGDAGVLDSEGHLRIIDRAKDVGRLVGGAIFAPNYIENKLKFFPQIKEAVCFGNARDEVCAAINIDFEAVGNWAERRGLAYGGYVDLAGKPDVLALVAECIGKVNADLATEDGMGETQIARFLVLHKELDPDDDELTRTRKVRRGFIAEKYAVLVDALYGGKAEQFIETQVKFEDGRTGSVSATLKIVDAKRFPLVKAAA